In Plectropomus leopardus isolate mb chromosome 20, YSFRI_Pleo_2.0, whole genome shotgun sequence, one DNA window encodes the following:
- the orai1b gene encoding calcium release-activated calcium channel protein 1, with product MSLNEHSLQALSWRKLYLSRAKLKASSRTSALLSGFAMVAMVEVQLDNSYPYPPALLIAFSACTTVLVAVHLFALMVSTCILPNIEAVSNVHNLNSVKESPHERMHRHIELAWAFSTVIGTLLFLAEVVLLCWVKFLPVKPKSSSNNTVSAGVAAAITSTSIMVPFGLVFIVFAVHFYRSLVSHKTDRQFQELEELSNLTRLQNELDNRGESSILQSPSSHFP from the exons ATGAGTCTGAACGAGCACTCACTGCAAGCTCTGTCCTGGAGGAAGCTGTACCTGAGCCGGGCGAAACTGAAGGCTTCAAGCCGGACATCAGCTCTGCTCTCTGGATTTGCAATG GTTGCCATGGTGGAAGTGCAGCTGGATAACAGCTATCCTTACCCACCTGCTCTCCTTATTGCCTTCAGTGCCTGCACCACTGTGCTGGTGGCTGTCCACCTGTTTGCTCTCATGGTCAGCACCTGCATTTTACCCAACATAGAGGCTGTCAGCAACGTCCACAACCTCAACTCTGTGAAGGAGTCTCCACACGAGCGAATGCACCGACACATTGAACTGGCATGGGCTTTTTCTACAGTCATTGGGACTTTACTCTTCTTAGCTGAGGTGGTTCTACTCTGCTGGGTTAAATTTTTGCCAGTTAAGCCCAAATCATCCAGTAATAACACAGTTTCAGCTGGTGTGGCTGCAGCTATAACCTCCACGTCTATTATGGTCCCCTTTGGTTTAGTCTTCATAGTGTTTGCAGTGCATTTCTACCGCTCCTTGGTCAGCCACAAGACTGACAGACAGTttcaggagctggaggagctcTCTAATCTCACCAGGCTACAGAATGAGCTGGACAACAGAGGGGAGTCGTCTATCCTGCAGTCTCCAAGCTCACATTTCCCATAG
- the morn3 gene encoding MORN repeat-containing protein 3, whose translation MPYVKALKKSQPSSTLLDIKSQKCGLRCKVVSANGDEYTGEWLDNKKHGKGTQVWKKSGVIYNGEWKFGKRDGYGTYSVLLPDTKQYARKYCGEWKNGKKHGYGTYLYNPEVYEGEWSEDHRSGWGRMYYESGDIYEGEWMEGKNHGQGIIRFANGNWYEGTWRDGKKNGNGKFYYSDKGKLYEGFWVDGVAKCGTLSDFGRDEAPTPTKYPIPQLHLVDMQSVLKEAQSAHLERINSKFPLHDTLTDKE comes from the exons ATGCCATATGTTAAAGCATTGAAAAAAAGCCAGCCATCATCAACATTGTTGGACATTAAGTCACAGAAATGTGGACTGAGGTGTAAAGTTGTCTCGGCTAATGGAGATGAATATACAGGAGAGTGGCTGGACAATAAGAAGCATG GGAAGGGAACTCAGGTTTGGAAGAAGTCTGGTGTCATTTATAATGGAGAGTGGAAATTTGGAAAACGTGATGGCTATGGTACCTACAGTGTGCTGCTCCCAGACACAAAGCAGTATGCAAGGAAGTACTGTGGTgaatggaaaaatggaaagaagCAT gGTTATGGCACTTACCTCTACAACCCTGAAGTGTATGAGGGGGAGTGGAGTGAGGACCATCGGAGTGGCTGGGGAAGAATGTATTATGAGAGTGGTGACATCTATGAGGGAGAGTGGATGGAGGGAAAGAATCACGGACAGGGCATCATACGATTTG CAAATGGAAATTGGTATGAAGGGACCTGGCGAGATGGCAAGAAGAACGGTAATGGGAAGTTCTACTATTCTGACAAAGGCAAGCTTTATGAAGGCTTTTGGGTGGATGGAGTAGCAAAATGTGGGACCCTGTCTGATTTTGGGAGGGATGAAGCACCCACACCGACAAAGTATCCAATTCCACAG CTCCATCTGGTGGATATGCAGTCTGTTTTAAAGGAAGCCCAGTCAGCCCACCTCGAGAGGATCAACAGCAAGTTTCCACTCCATGACACACTCACAGACAAAGAATAA